In Elaeis guineensis isolate ETL-2024a chromosome 1, EG11, whole genome shotgun sequence, a genomic segment contains:
- the LOC105037139 gene encoding uncharacterized protein isoform X4 produces the protein MTSSPRALLLIVEELSICENRSNGEPPPLLLFLLRCGPVSSPLPRGRRRCDRDLRLLERPRAGNCYFGELFDLVKFVKIVRDAGLFISSALDHLLRPSGTLEAYEELHIIYSGDDEARGVLCLPGEAYHLSSD, from the exons ATGACCTCTTCCCCTCGAGCTCTCCTTTTAATAGTTGAAGAGCTGTCCATCTGCGAGAACCGCAGCAATGGCGAGCCCCcacctcttcttctcttcctacTCCG ATGTGGCCCGGTCTCGTCGCCGCTGCCAAGAGGGCGGCGCCGATGTGATCGAGACCTACGTCTTCTGGAACGGCCACGAGCCGGCAAT TGTTATTTTGGGGAGCTGTTCGATCTGGTCAAGTTCGTGAAGATAGTACGGGATGCCGGGCTGTTCATATCCTCAGCATTGGACCATTTGTTGCGGCCGAGTGGAACTTTGG AGGCATATGAAGAGCTTCACATCATATATAGTGGAGATGATGAAGCGAGAGGAGTTCTTTGCCTCCCAGGGGAGGCATATCATCTTAGCTCAG